The Terriglobales bacterium genome includes a region encoding these proteins:
- a CDS encoding RsmE family RNA methyltransferase, which yields MPLTMRRRWIADEVDHTSGRAALTGEHALHLARVLRATPGQQFDIVTQVDGRAVVRAGRITSVTEQRVEFELGEELPDDGSVSSVTLLLAVFKFDRMEWAIEKAVELGVERIIPVIARRTEKHLAAAADKRAERWRRIAREASQQSRRASLPEIAGPLKLEAAIQCVQGLCIVLAESERTQSLKQILENAAEAGPLGLAIGPEGGWTADELKQFADSRWYSASLGPTILRAETAAIAALAVVMAMAGRE from the coding sequence TTGCCGCTGACCATGCGCCGCCGCTGGATCGCCGACGAAGTTGATCACACAAGCGGACGCGCCGCCCTGACGGGAGAGCATGCCCTGCATCTGGCGCGCGTGCTGCGCGCCACTCCTGGCCAGCAATTCGATATCGTAACCCAGGTTGATGGGCGGGCGGTCGTGCGTGCAGGCCGCATTACTTCGGTCACAGAGCAACGGGTGGAATTTGAGTTAGGCGAAGAGCTACCTGATGACGGCTCAGTTTCTTCCGTCACGCTCTTGCTTGCAGTCTTCAAGTTCGATCGCATGGAGTGGGCCATTGAAAAAGCGGTTGAACTGGGCGTGGAACGCATCATTCCCGTGATCGCACGGCGCACGGAAAAACATCTTGCCGCTGCTGCCGATAAAAGAGCTGAACGCTGGCGGCGCATTGCACGCGAAGCCTCGCAACAGTCGCGCCGCGCTTCACTACCGGAGATTGCCGGTCCGCTGAAGCTGGAGGCGGCGATACAATGCGTGCAGGGCTTATGTATTGTGCTTGCCGAGAGTGAACGCACACAGTCTTTGAAGCAGATTTTGGAAAATGCGGCCGAAGCCGGTCCGCTGGGGCTGGCGATCGGTCCCGAGGGTGGTTGGACGGCGGATGAACTCAAGCAATTCGCCGATTCCAGGTGGTACTCGGCGTCTCTTGGCCCGACGATCTTGCGCGCCGAAACTGCGGCCATTGCCGCGTTGGCAGTGGTGATGGCAATGGCGGGCAGAGAATAA
- the dnaJ gene encoding molecular chaperone DnaJ, translated as MGLATNAKRDYYEVLSVERSANEQEIKSSYRKLAMQFHPDRNPGNPQAEEKFKEATEAYSVLMDANKRAQYDRFGHQGVNMGGGGVEGFPFQDLNDIFGDLFGISDIFGTGGSTRRRTRAQQGSDIRYDLTLEFEEAVFGKNTDIKVRTYAECEACDGSGSQPGHSATACNACGGRGQVRFQQGFFSVSRTCSRCNGSGTTISHPCNVCRGQGRVVREKTIGVKVPAGVEHGTKILFTGEGEAGINGGPAGDLYVVLNVKEHAFFERQGKDLYCVVPLSFPQAALGAEIEVPTLDGAHTLSIPAGTQSGATLRIKNKGVPVLRGSGRGDLYVQVRVQTPAKLSKNQKELLNQLAETLQIENKPERKTLFGKVKDIFS; from the coding sequence ATGGGACTGGCTACCAACGCAAAACGCGACTACTACGAAGTTCTGAGTGTGGAACGCAGCGCGAACGAGCAGGAGATCAAAAGCTCTTATCGCAAACTCGCCATGCAGTTTCACCCTGACCGCAACCCGGGCAATCCTCAGGCGGAAGAGAAATTCAAAGAAGCCACCGAGGCCTATAGCGTGCTCATGGACGCCAACAAACGGGCTCAGTACGACCGCTTTGGCCATCAGGGCGTGAACATGGGCGGGGGCGGGGTCGAGGGCTTTCCTTTTCAGGACCTCAACGATATCTTCGGCGACCTGTTTGGCATCAGCGATATCTTCGGAACAGGCGGCAGCACGCGCCGCCGCACCCGCGCCCAACAGGGGAGCGATATCCGCTACGACCTTACGCTGGAGTTTGAAGAAGCGGTATTCGGCAAAAACACCGACATCAAAGTTCGCACCTATGCGGAATGTGAAGCCTGTGACGGCTCGGGATCACAGCCGGGCCACTCGGCTACGGCCTGCAACGCCTGCGGTGGACGCGGTCAGGTGCGTTTTCAGCAGGGATTTTTCAGCGTCTCGCGCACCTGCAGCCGTTGTAATGGATCGGGTACAACCATTTCGCATCCTTGTAACGTTTGCCGGGGCCAGGGGCGGGTGGTCCGCGAAAAAACTATTGGAGTCAAAGTTCCTGCCGGAGTGGAACACGGCACCAAAATTCTTTTTACCGGCGAAGGCGAGGCCGGAATCAACGGTGGACCTGCCGGCGATCTGTATGTTGTCCTGAACGTGAAGGAGCACGCCTTCTTTGAGCGGCAGGGAAAAGACCTTTACTGCGTGGTTCCCCTCTCATTCCCACAGGCAGCCCTGGGAGCAGAGATCGAAGTCCCCACGCTGGATGGTGCACATACACTCAGCATTCCCGCCGGGACGCAGAGCGGAGCTACACTGCGCATCAAGAACAAAGGCGTGCCGGTACTGCGCGGCAGCGGCCGTGGCGATTTGTACGTGCAAGTACGCGTGCAAACGCCTGCCAAGCTTTCAAAAAATCAAAAAGAGCTGCTCAACCAGTTGGCTGAGACCCTGCAGATCGAAAACAAACCAGAACGCAAAACCCTGTTCGGTAAAGTTAAAGATATCTTCAGTTAA
- the grpE gene encoding nucleotide exchange factor GrpE yields the protein MAQANTKNTHLEPEDLERELPSAEADDGYVEGSAKGVESATPAASDELQKLKAERDQLFDRLARLQAEFDNYRKRSAREQQEFRDYALANAVTSLLPVLDSLDLALKNSAGEKTEIRSGVELVRKQFADVLTKLGLREVPAEGEPFDPQLHQAIEMVETNQVPDHHVLQELQRGYKLKDRLLRPAMVRVARNPNH from the coding sequence ATGGCCCAGGCGAACACAAAAAATACTCATCTGGAACCCGAAGACTTGGAACGCGAGCTGCCATCGGCCGAAGCTGATGACGGTTACGTGGAAGGCTCCGCCAAAGGTGTGGAATCTGCGACCCCGGCGGCTTCTGACGAGCTGCAAAAGCTGAAGGCGGAGCGCGATCAACTCTTTGACCGCTTGGCACGGCTGCAGGCGGAGTTTGACAACTACCGCAAGCGCAGCGCGCGCGAGCAACAGGAGTTCCGCGACTATGCATTGGCGAATGCGGTGACCTCACTATTGCCGGTGCTGGATAGCCTTGATCTGGCGCTGAAGAATTCGGCAGGCGAAAAAACCGAAATCCGCTCGGGCGTGGAGCTGGTGCGCAAGCAATTTGCAGACGTCCTCACCAAACTCGGTCTGCGCGAAGTTCCCGCCGAAGGCGAGCCGTTTGATCCGCAGCTTCACCAAGCCATCGAAATGGTGGAGACCAACCAGGTGCCGGACCATCACGTTCTGCAAGAACTGCAGCGTGGATACAAACTGAAAGACCGCCTGTTGCGCCCAGCCATGGTGCGCGTGGCGCGCAATCCGAACCACTAA
- the hrcA gene encoding heat-inducible transcriptional repressor HrcA, with product MPQPVQIGPRGREILTAIVETFIETGEPVGSRILARESREGLSAATIRNVMADLTDAGLLEQPHTSAGRIPTTEAYRYYVEQISGKARLSHEEEDKIQGFFHGVTDVQEFMERTSHVLSLMSSGVGVAMTSGGLNHAFDHVYFSRLAEQKILAVVVAKSGVVRDRVLRVDHDILQGDLDLAARYINDNFRGWSMEKIRTEIARRIEQERSEYDRLMKSVEILYRQGALASEEPGQNIYVEGASNLVENEQDRARLRELLKTLEEKQRVVELLSAYVDAKQEAVRVVIGLEEAVPEMRNFVLIGAPARSGNEVVGSLAVLGPTRIDYEHSITAVSYIARLFDRILNEPDESK from the coding sequence GTGCCGCAGCCAGTACAAATCGGGCCGCGAGGGCGGGAAATTCTAACCGCTATCGTGGAAACCTTCATAGAAACCGGGGAACCCGTGGGTTCGCGCATCCTTGCGCGTGAAAGCCGCGAGGGGCTGAGCGCAGCCACAATCCGTAACGTAATGGCCGACCTTACAGATGCGGGGCTCCTCGAGCAACCCCATACTTCCGCCGGACGCATCCCAACTACCGAGGCCTATCGCTATTACGTGGAGCAAATCAGCGGCAAGGCGCGCCTCTCTCATGAGGAAGAAGACAAGATTCAGGGGTTCTTCCACGGCGTTACCGACGTCCAGGAGTTTATGGAGCGCACCTCGCACGTGCTTTCCCTTATGTCGAGCGGCGTGGGCGTGGCCATGACGTCAGGCGGACTGAATCACGCATTCGATCACGTATATTTCTCCCGCCTGGCGGAGCAGAAGATCCTGGCAGTCGTGGTGGCCAAGTCTGGAGTGGTGCGCGACCGCGTGCTGCGCGTTGACCACGACATCCTGCAAGGCGATCTGGATCTGGCCGCGCGCTATATCAACGATAACTTCCGCGGCTGGAGCATGGAAAAGATTCGCACCGAAATTGCGCGCCGCATTGAGCAGGAGCGCAGCGAATACGACCGCCTGATGAAGTCAGTGGAAATACTTTACCGGCAGGGCGCGTTGGCCTCAGAAGAGCCGGGGCAGAACATCTATGTTGAAGGTGCATCTAACCTGGTGGAAAACGAGCAGGACCGCGCCCGCCTGCGTGAGCTGTTGAAGACGCTGGAAGAAAAACAGCGAGTCGTGGAGCTGCTGTCTGCTTATGTGGATGCCAAACAGGAAGCCGTGCGGGTGGTGATTGGACTCGAGGAAGCAGTCCCGGAGATGCGTAATTTTGTGCTGATCGGGGCGCCAGCGCGCTCCGGCAATGAGGTGGTAGGGTCGCTGGCTGTGCTGGGGCCAACACGCATTGATTATGAGCACAGCATCACGGCTGTATCCTATATTGCCCGCCTGTTTGACCGAATCCTAAACGAGCCGGATGAATCTAAATAA
- a CDS encoding Mrp/NBP35 family ATP-binding protein, protein MGTHAHPPHGAPPPQGPQPLPGIQNIVAIGSGKGGVGKTTISVNLAVALSRMGFKVGLLDGDVYGPNVPLMLGTNAQPKVIGENRLEPLQQHGVRAISVGFLNPGDKPLIWRGPMLHSIIRQFLQQVEWGVLDYLLIDLPPGTGDVALSLIQTVPVSGAIVVCTPSDVALQDARKAIEMFNQLKVDILGLVENMSYFICPHCHTEVDIFSKGGGERTAGVYGVPFLGGIELDASIRHAGDSGSPIALGDASIESGPRKSFYDFARKVVERVNEQNATRGESVIQIR, encoded by the coding sequence ATGGGTACGCACGCGCATCCTCCACACGGAGCACCGCCGCCGCAAGGGCCGCAGCCGCTTCCTGGCATTCAAAATATCGTAGCTATCGGTTCGGGTAAGGGCGGAGTTGGGAAGACCACGATTTCGGTCAACCTTGCGGTCGCTCTCAGCCGCATGGGATTTAAAGTGGGCCTGTTGGATGGCGACGTTTACGGCCCCAACGTCCCTCTCATGCTGGGGACAAACGCTCAACCCAAAGTAATTGGCGAGAACCGCCTCGAACCTCTACAGCAGCATGGGGTGCGAGCGATCTCTGTCGGCTTCCTGAATCCTGGGGATAAGCCCCTGATCTGGCGCGGGCCGATGTTGCATTCGATCATCCGCCAGTTCCTGCAGCAGGTCGAGTGGGGCGTTCTGGATTACCTGCTGATTGATCTGCCGCCAGGCACCGGCGATGTCGCGTTATCGCTCATCCAAACGGTTCCGGTGAGCGGCGCGATTGTGGTTTGCACGCCCTCTGATGTGGCCCTGCAAGACGCGCGCAAAGCCATTGAGATGTTCAACCAGCTCAAGGTTGATATTCTGGGCCTGGTGGAGAACATGAGTTATTTCATCTGTCCTCATTGCCATACTGAGGTGGATATCTTCTCCAAAGGCGGCGGCGAGCGCACCGCCGGTGTTTATGGCGTTCCTTTTCTCGGTGGAATTGAACTCGATGCCAGCATTCGTCACGCTGGAGACTCGGGAAGCCCTATCGCGCTGGGTGACGCCAGCATAGAGTCCGGTCCGCGCAAGTCGTTCTACGATTTTGCCCGCAAGGTGGTAGAACGGGTGAATGAACAGAATGCCACGCGCGGCGAGAGCGTGATTCAGATCCGCTGA
- the rfbC gene encoding dTDP-4-dehydrorhamnose 3,5-epimerase gives MQRIETALSDVFLIEPKVIGDQRGFFLESYHREKYAALGIHDEFVQDNHSQSVRGTLRGLHYQLQHAQAKLCRVVQGEVLDVAVDIRRGSPTFGRWVSAVLSAENKRLIYVPRGFAHGFAVLSETAEFLYKCSDFYHAEHEHGVLWNDPQLNINWNVANPILSAKDQKYLPLAQIPQELLPKYEK, from the coding sequence TTGCAACGCATTGAAACCGCACTATCGGATGTTTTTTTGATTGAACCCAAGGTCATCGGCGACCAGCGCGGGTTTTTTCTGGAGAGCTATCATCGCGAAAAATATGCCGCCTTGGGCATTCATGATGAGTTTGTGCAGGACAACCACTCGCAATCTGTGCGCGGCACTTTGCGCGGGCTGCACTATCAGCTCCAGCACGCGCAGGCCAAACTTTGCCGGGTGGTGCAAGGCGAAGTGCTGGATGTGGCAGTAGATATCCGCCGCGGATCGCCAACCTTCGGGCGCTGGGTGAGTGCTGTGCTCTCTGCTGAAAACAAACGCCTGATTTATGTCCCCCGAGGTTTTGCCCACGGTTTTGCCGTGCTCTCCGAGACGGCGGAGTTTCTCTATAAGTGCAGCGATTTCTATCATGCCGAGCATGAGCATGGAGTGCTGTGGAACGATCCGCAGTTGAATATCAATTGGAATGTTGCCAATCCAATTCTTTCAGCGAAAGACCAGAAGTATCTTCCCTTGGCGCAGATCCCGCAGGAGTTGCTGCCGAAGTATGAGAAGTGA
- a CDS encoding thiazole synthase has product MDAWIIAGRSFRSRLIVGTGKYKSGQETARAIEASGAEMVTVAVRRVNLDRSKESLLDFIDPKKYFLLPNTAGCYTADEAIRAARLGREVGLSDWVKIEVIGDERTLYPDVQATIEATRVLVKEGFVVLPYTSDDIVVAKRLLDAGASAIMPLGAPIGSGLGIQNAANLRILREMITSVPLIVDAGVGTASDASIAMELGADGVLMNSGIAHAEDPVLMAEAMHHAVIAGRAAYLAGRMPKKLYATASSPLEGVVR; this is encoded by the coding sequence ATGGATGCATGGATCATCGCCGGCCGGAGCTTTCGTTCACGCCTGATTGTCGGCACAGGCAAATACAAATCCGGGCAGGAGACGGCGCGCGCCATTGAGGCCAGTGGCGCCGAGATGGTTACCGTCGCGGTGAGGCGGGTCAACCTGGACCGCAGCAAAGAGTCGCTGCTCGATTTCATTGATCCTAAGAAATATTTCCTTCTCCCCAACACTGCCGGATGCTACACCGCCGATGAAGCCATTCGCGCGGCCAGGCTGGGTCGCGAAGTCGGGCTCTCCGACTGGGTAAAAATTGAAGTCATCGGCGACGAGCGTACGCTCTATCCTGATGTGCAGGCCACTATTGAAGCAACGCGGGTTCTGGTAAAAGAAGGATTCGTGGTTCTTCCCTACACCAGCGACGACATCGTAGTTGCCAAGCGCCTGTTGGATGCCGGCGCCAGCGCCATCATGCCCTTGGGCGCGCCCATCGGCAGCGGCCTGGGAATTCAGAACGCCGCCAATCTGCGCATTCTGCGCGAGATGATTACCAGCGTCCCGCTCATTGTGGATGCCGGAGTAGGCACAGCCTCCGACGCATCCATCGCAATGGAACTCGGCGCCGATGGAGTGCTGATGAACTCCGGAATCGCTCACGCCGAAGATCCCGTGCTGATGGCCGAAGCCATGCATCACGCCGTCATCGCCGGCCGAGCCGCATACCTCGCCGGTCGCATGCCCAAAAAACTCTACGCCACCGCCAGCTCACCGCTGGAGGGCGTCGTGCGCTGA